The nucleotide sequence ATATGCGCATCGCCCAGGAGGAAGTCTTCGGGCCGGTGCTTTGCGTCATTCCTTTCGACAGCGACGACGAGGCGATACGCATCGCCAACGACACGCGCTACGGCCTGGCGGCGGGCCTATGGACCCGCGACATGGGACGCGCGCTGAACCTGTCGCGCCGGCTGGAGGCCGGCACGGTATGGGTCAATACCTACCGCGCCACCAGCTATCTGTCGCCTTTCGGCGGCTATAAGCGGTCCGGGATCGGCCGGGAAAGCGGCCTGTCGGCCATCCGCGAATACCTGCAGGAGAAAAGCGTCTGGATAAGCACGGGCGGCGACGTTCCCAATCCCTTCGTGATGCGTTAGGCATTCGCGCAACATGATGCGGGCGAACATTGCAACAGGGCGCCGGCGGGCGCGGGAGCAGTTAAAATGCCTCCCATTGCCGTTATGCGGCCAGCCATTTTCCGAACTCACGCATGAACGCCGTTGCCGCGCCTGAAGGCGATTTCAAAGTGCCGCGTGCCGCCTCGGTACTGCGGCACAGCGTTACCGAAAGCATACGCAACGCCATTCTGGTGGGCCGTTTCCGGCCGGGCGAACGGCTGCCGGAACGCGAGCTTTGCGAGATGACAGGGGTGAGCCGCACGCTGGTGCGCGAAGCGCTGCGCCAACTGGAATCCGAAGGCCTCATCCATGTGATCCCGCACCGGGGGCCGGTGGTGGACCGGCTGTCGCCGGAGCAGGCCGAAGGCATCTACCAGGTCCGCGAGGAACTGGAAGGCCTGGCCTGCCAACTCTTCGCCGAACATGCCAGCGATGCCCAGCGCAAGGCGCTGCAGGAAGCCTTCCAGGCACTGAAGCGGGCGATGACGCACGGAACGGCGCTGGAACGGCTGACCGCCAAGAATTTCTTCTACCAGCAACTGCTGGATGGCGCGGGGAACGAGGCGCTGACAACAACGCTGCGCCTGCTCAATTCCCGCGTAATGCTGCTGCGATCCACGTCGATGCAGGCGCCGGGACGCGCCAAGAAAAGCGTCGCCGAACTCTCCGACGTGATGGATGCGCTGGCCGCACGAGACGGCAAAGCCGCCCGGCGCGCCGGCAGCCTCCACGTCCGCAACGCCGCAAAAGTCGCCATCGAGGTGCTGCGGCAAGGTGACGAAGCGGCGGAAGAGGAATCCGCGGCGGCATCCTGAAGGCAGGATCGAATCACGGGCCGGGGTCGGCCTGCTCATGTGGTCTCTGGCGGGCGGCTGTCCCTGGGTGTCTTGCTCATGCCGGTTGTTTTCCTGGCGGGCGGTCCAGGTTGTCTCGGTCATGCCGTCCGTTGCGGATGTCTTGGTCATGCCGTCCGTTGCGGATGTCTTGGTCATGCCGTCCGTTGTGGATGTCTCGGTCATGCTCTCTGTTGCGGATATCTCCGTCATGCCGTCTGTTGCGGATATCTCCCGTCATGCCGTCTCTTGCGGATATCTCCGTCATGCTGTCTGTTGCGGATATCTCCGTCATGCCGTCTCTTGCGGATATCTCCGTCATGCCGTCCGTCGGTGGAGATGCCTGGCGTGTCCGGCCCGGTCGGCCGGTCCAGCGCCTTCGCGCTGGACTACCGCGTCGTCTTCCTCGTCCGGCGGCCGAAGGGGCGGTGGTTTTCTAGCGGCTTTTTTGCCCGGCCGACCTCCCTACGGAAGCCCTCGCGCGGCCTCCGACGGGCCGGCCCCGCCAGGCATCTCCCCCGCCGGACTCACGGGCTGCCTTAGAGTCGGTCGCTGGGGCGGTCGGTGTTCTTGGCCCTTCGTGGGCCGTGTTTCCGGGTTAAGGAAGATCTTGCGTTGCCCGTCGTTTTTGGGCCGCCCTGCGCGGCCCAAAAACACCTACGCGGTCGGGGCATGCGATGGTTGCCGGTAATACGACGGTTGCTTGTGATGCGACGGGCGTTGGTAGTGCGGCGGTCCTGGTAATGCGACGGTCCCGGTAATGCGGCGATCGGGGAATCGGAGTGGAATCTCGGCCCGCGCAGGTTGGGGGGTAACAAGGCGGTGTGGCGGGCCGCCCGCCGGCCCGCCACACCGTAGCACCGAAGCTTGCCACGGACGGTGGCATAGGCGCGGCCGTCAGTGATAAGCGGTTGCAGCCCTATCCAATGGCGTCGGTGCTGCCATAAGTGGCGCAGGCATAGGGGCAGCGAGGGTGTCAGAAAATTTGTGTGTGGACGAGGGTGTCAGAAATTTTGTGTGTGTGGCCGTTACCTCAGTCGTCCAAGACAAAGCGCGGGAGTGTCAGGAATTTTGTGCTTGAGGCCTGACATGTCCAAAACGAAGCATGGATGGCGAACGGCGGTTTCGTCGCCGCGCGCGAATACCGTCCCACATCGATTCGACCTGTAAGTCGTTGGCGACCCAAGCAGGCCGTCGAAAATCGCCACGTCGGCATTCAGGGCATACGCCAGGAAGCAGGATACGACTGGCGCTCGACGCGCGCCTGGTCTCAATGCGAGACGGGTTGAGCAGCCGCGCGAACCCATTGCGGCCACGTGGCTGCGGGCGCAACGTGGCGGCTTCCGCGATATCAACCGCCGCCATCGAGTCTGGCCAGTACACACACTCCCTGCAATCGCGAGAGCGGCAGGCGGCACCTATGCCAGCATCCGCGGCAAGCCTCGGTGCCACGGTGTGGCGGGCCGTGGGGCGGCCCGCCACACCGCCTTGTCTCCCCCACCCTTGCGCGGGCCAAGATTCCACTCCAGTTCCTCGACCTCCGCATTACCAGCAATCGTCGCACTACTAACGCCCGTCGCATTACCAGGACCGTCGCACTGCTAACGCCCGCCGCATTACAAGGACCGTCGCATTACAAGGACCGTCGCACTACCAACGCCCCTCGCGTCACCGGAAACCGTCGCATCACAAGCAACCGTCGAATTACACTCCCCGTCGCATTAACAGCAACCACCGCATGCCCCAACCGCGTAGGCGTTTTTGGGCCGCGCAGGGCGGCCCGAAAACGACGGGCAACGCAAGATCTTCCTTAACCCGGAAACACGGCCCACGAAGGGCCAAGAACACCGACCGCCCCAGCGACCGACTCTAAGGCAACCCGTGAGTCCGGCGGGGGAGATGCCTGGCGGGGCCGGCCCGTCGGAGGCCGCGCGAGGGCTTCCGTAGGGAGGTCGGCCGGGCAAAAAAGCCGCTAGAAAACCACCGCCCCTTCGGCCGCCGGACGAGGAAGACGATGCGGTAGTCCAGCGCGAAGGCGCTGGACCGGCCGACCGGGCCGGACACGCCAGGCATCTCCACCGACGGACGGCATGACGGAGATATCCGCAACAGATGGCATGACCGAGACATCCGCAACAGACAGCATGACCAAGACATCCACAACGGACGGCATAACCAAGACATCCACAACGGACGGCACGACCAAGACACCCCCAACAGACGGCAATGAGCAAGACAACCTGATACGGCACCCTCAGACGACAAGCGCAAGATACCGCTCAGCCACCATCATCCGCGCCCTCACCCACGAACCCGTATCTCGGACAATGAAGCCCCGCCCCCCCACCATCGCGATGTCTATTTCTTGCCCGGCCAGATCGGCTGCGCCAGCGCAAGATTTTCAGGAAATACCGTCACCGGCACGCCGTTCTGCCATTGGATGATCGTCAGCGATGCCCCAAGCCGGTGACCCGCCTCGTCGAATTTCAGCTCGCCGCCCGGAAAGTAAGGCGTCGGCCCTTCGTTCAGGCTGCGCATTGCCTGCGCCACGGCCTCGCGGTCGGC is from Bordetella bronchialis and encodes:
- a CDS encoding GntR family transcriptional regulator, whose product is MNAVAAPEGDFKVPRAASVLRHSVTESIRNAILVGRFRPGERLPERELCEMTGVSRTLVREALRQLESEGLIHVIPHRGPVVDRLSPEQAEGIYQVREELEGLACQLFAEHASDAQRKALQEAFQALKRAMTHGTALERLTAKNFFYQQLLDGAGNEALTTTLRLLNSRVMLLRSTSMQAPGRAKKSVAELSDVMDALAARDGKAARRAGSLHVRNAAKVAIEVLRQGDEAAEEESAAAS